One Mycobacterium sp. SMC-4 DNA window includes the following coding sequences:
- a CDS encoding NAD(P)H-binding protein, whose amino-acid sequence MDDSTTLVLGASGKTGRRVAARLRLLEMPVRAASRRSDTPFDWSDPQGWDHVLQGVKTVYVVPPSVPGPVHEFAARAAVAGVRHLVLLSGRGADSWGDSPFGRDMRDAEEAVRASILPWTILRPNNFAQNFDEELWHAPLLHGELALPAGDISEPFIDLEDVADVAAHVLTDPDRHAGCVYELSGPRSITFGEAVDLISRASGQPMVYRHITPDEYVDALVAQDVDRADAEHVAEMFVLMDRGVIASTTEGVAEVLGRPARTFEDYVVRVAVTGAWTP is encoded by the coding sequence ATGGACGATTCGACGACATTGGTCCTCGGCGCAAGCGGTAAGACCGGACGACGGGTGGCCGCCCGGCTCCGGCTGCTAGAGATGCCCGTCCGGGCCGCCTCGCGGCGCAGCGACACCCCGTTCGACTGGTCTGACCCGCAGGGCTGGGACCACGTGCTGCAGGGCGTGAAGACCGTGTATGTGGTGCCGCCGTCGGTTCCCGGCCCCGTCCACGAATTTGCGGCACGGGCGGCCGTCGCCGGCGTGCGCCACCTCGTGCTGTTGTCCGGGCGCGGCGCCGACAGCTGGGGGGACTCGCCATTCGGCCGCGACATGCGCGACGCCGAAGAAGCGGTACGCGCTTCGATCCTGCCGTGGACGATACTGCGGCCCAACAACTTTGCGCAGAACTTCGACGAGGAGCTCTGGCACGCTCCACTGCTGCACGGCGAACTGGCTTTGCCCGCAGGCGATATCAGTGAACCGTTCATCGACCTCGAGGACGTGGCCGATGTCGCAGCACATGTGCTCACCGATCCCGACCGGCACGCCGGATGCGTGTACGAACTGTCCGGTCCCCGATCCATCACCTTCGGCGAAGCCGTCGACCTCATCTCCCGCGCCTCCGGGCAGCCGATGGTCTACCGGCACATCACCCCTGACGAGTACGTCGACGCGCTGGTCGCCCAGGATGTCGATCGAGCCGACGCGGAGCACGTCGCCGAGATGTTCGTGTTGATGGACCGCGGCGTGATTGCGTCGACGACCGAGGGTGTTGCCGAGGTTCTCGGGCGACCGGCGCGCACGTTCGAGGACTACGTTGTTCGCGTTGCGGTCACCGGGGCGTGGACGCCATGA
- a CDS encoding AraC family transcriptional regulator: MDVFGDVFRGVRAHGSLFGSSLLTPPWALHFVDGAPLTLCAVLGGGGWIVPENGEPQRLDSYETVVVRGPGTFTFVDEIDTAAEPVACGEFCSSPEQGGARHRLGWSDAGSSDGATTLIVGAYPVHGEISRRLLDALPIVLRVDAGGTGDPVLDHLAAEVALDVPGQQVVLDRLLDWMLVCTIRTWFDRPDGEPPAWWAAQRDPVVGDALRLLHTDPAAPWTVKTLAERIGVSRSTLAKRFTDLVGEAPLTYLTHWRMALAVDRLVDEPASSIAQVGRSVGYGDPFAFSAAFKRVRGVSPRDFRRGALGA, from the coding sequence GTGGATGTGTTCGGCGACGTGTTCAGGGGGGTGCGGGCGCACGGCTCGCTGTTCGGCAGTTCGCTGTTGACTCCGCCGTGGGCACTGCATTTCGTCGACGGTGCACCGCTGACGCTGTGTGCGGTCCTAGGCGGTGGTGGGTGGATCGTCCCCGAGAACGGCGAACCGCAACGACTCGACTCGTACGAGACGGTTGTGGTGCGCGGGCCGGGCACCTTCACTTTCGTCGACGAGATCGACACGGCGGCCGAGCCGGTGGCCTGCGGTGAGTTCTGCTCGTCACCCGAGCAGGGCGGGGCCAGGCACCGCCTCGGGTGGAGTGACGCCGGAAGCAGCGACGGTGCGACGACGCTGATCGTGGGTGCCTATCCCGTGCACGGCGAGATCAGCCGCCGCCTGCTCGACGCTCTGCCGATCGTGTTGCGCGTGGACGCCGGCGGGACCGGCGACCCCGTCCTCGATCACCTCGCCGCAGAGGTCGCCCTCGACGTGCCCGGACAGCAGGTGGTGCTGGACCGGCTACTCGATTGGATGTTGGTGTGCACCATCCGCACATGGTTCGACCGACCGGACGGCGAACCACCGGCTTGGTGGGCGGCTCAGCGCGATCCGGTGGTCGGCGACGCGCTGCGGCTGCTGCACACCGATCCCGCGGCGCCGTGGACGGTGAAGACGCTCGCCGAACGCATCGGTGTGTCCCGGTCGACGCTGGCCAAACGCTTCACTGACCTGGTGGGCGAGGCACCCCTGACCTATCTCACACACTGGCGGATGGCCCTCGCAGTAGACCGACTGGTCGACGAACCCGCATCCTCGATCGCCCAAGTGGGGCGTTCGGTCGGCTACGGGGATCCCTTCGCCTTCAGCGCCGCGTTCAAGCGGGTGCGCGGCGTAAGCCCCCGTGACTTCCGGCGCGGTGCGCTCGGCGCGTGA
- a CDS encoding 1-acyl-sn-glycerol-3-phosphate acyltransferase: MTDEPAIAPPGWLSAAIQTYLRVYHRHEIHIDAAVPDRPVLFVCNHGFGGVIDLNVGAFVAARQAAGITRPTTAMVHQIAWTLGAGALVERVGGTPGSRAAADAAIEAGHNVLVFPGGDVDAGKAWRERNTIKFHGSGFARLAQDHRLPIVPVVTAGAGESLVVLSDGQAVAQALGLPKRLRIKSLPLSVSIPWGLNLGVVGLLPYLPLPTKLVTAVMPEMTSNQAESAEDFAERVRSTMQGRLDALTARRTPLIG, translated from the coding sequence ATGACTGACGAGCCGGCGATCGCGCCGCCCGGGTGGTTGTCGGCGGCAATACAGACCTACCTGCGGGTGTACCACCGGCACGAGATACACATCGACGCGGCGGTGCCCGACCGGCCCGTGCTGTTCGTCTGCAACCACGGCTTCGGCGGGGTCATCGATCTCAATGTCGGAGCCTTCGTCGCGGCACGACAGGCTGCGGGGATCACCAGACCCACCACGGCGATGGTGCATCAGATCGCGTGGACGCTCGGCGCCGGGGCACTGGTCGAACGAGTTGGCGGCACACCAGGCAGCCGCGCGGCCGCCGACGCGGCAATCGAAGCCGGTCACAACGTCCTCGTCTTCCCGGGTGGTGACGTCGATGCCGGAAAGGCGTGGCGCGAACGCAACACGATCAAGTTTCACGGCTCCGGGTTCGCCCGATTGGCACAGGACCACCGGCTTCCGATCGTGCCGGTGGTGACCGCCGGTGCCGGCGAATCGCTTGTGGTGCTCAGCGATGGTCAGGCCGTCGCCCAGGCGCTCGGATTGCCTAAGCGCCTGCGTATCAAGTCCCTTCCGCTCAGCGTGTCGATCCCATGGGGTCTGAATCTCGGCGTCGTCGGCCTGCTGCCCTATCTGCCGCTACCCACCAAGCTCGTCACCGCGGTCATGCCCGAGATGACGTCGAATCAGGCTGAATCAGCCGAAGACTTCGCCGAGCGCGTCCGGTCGACCATGCAGGGGCGTCTCGACGCCCTGACCGCGCGGCGCACACCCCTCATCGGCTGA
- a CDS encoding cytochrome P450, with amino-acid sequence MFRHSSTVPVYRPDIYARSAILDPYPHYRALRELGSVVWLSRQRLYALPRYAECKATLRDDGLFLSGHGVAANPLTNRLSRGTTLNSDGADHDRRRKLVAHRLMPRALRTLGDDVEARARSIVDSAVERGSVDAVTDLATALPLALVPDLVGWPRDQRQHLIEWAAATFDILGPANMQALRAVARSLHMLRFARRVVRERNVLPGSMAHELLTAVEEGTLSAEEVPPLLIDYIAPSLDTTISAISSAIYLFATHPEQWQLLRDNPALLSNAVNEVVRYESPLRAFTRKTLHSTQIDGAPIAAGARVLVVYASANRDEREWDNPDVFDIRNDAGRHVGFGNGAHACAGQGLARLETTALLKALIDRVDRIEVVAEPTWAVNNIIHRHACLPIRLIPAA; translated from the coding sequence GTGTTTCGTCACTCCTCGACCGTGCCGGTGTACCGGCCCGACATCTACGCTCGCTCGGCGATCCTCGATCCCTACCCGCACTACCGCGCTTTACGTGAACTGGGCTCCGTCGTGTGGCTGTCCCGCCAACGCCTCTACGCACTGCCGCGCTACGCCGAATGCAAGGCCACCCTGCGTGACGATGGCCTGTTCTTGTCCGGACACGGCGTTGCGGCCAACCCGCTGACCAACCGGCTCTCACGCGGCACCACCCTCAATAGCGACGGTGCCGACCATGACCGGCGCCGCAAACTCGTCGCCCATCGGTTGATGCCCAGAGCGCTGCGCACTCTCGGCGATGACGTCGAGGCCCGGGCCCGGTCGATCGTCGACAGTGCTGTCGAACGGGGCAGTGTCGATGCGGTGACCGACCTCGCCACCGCGCTTCCGTTGGCCCTCGTGCCCGACCTGGTGGGATGGCCCCGAGACCAACGCCAGCATCTCATCGAATGGGCCGCAGCGACATTCGACATTCTCGGGCCGGCGAACATGCAGGCGCTCAGAGCCGTAGCGCGCAGCCTGCACATGCTGCGCTTCGCGCGCCGCGTCGTGCGGGAGCGCAACGTACTGCCCGGCAGCATGGCACACGAACTGCTCACCGCGGTCGAGGAGGGCACCCTGTCCGCCGAGGAGGTACCGCCGCTGCTGATCGACTACATCGCCCCATCGCTGGACACCACGATCAGCGCCATCTCCAGCGCCATCTACCTGTTCGCCACCCATCCCGAGCAATGGCAATTGCTCAGAGACAATCCCGCGCTGCTGTCCAACGCAGTCAACGAGGTCGTCCGCTATGAGTCACCGCTGCGTGCATTCACCCGAAAGACTCTGCACAGCACTCAAATTGACGGAGCTCCCATTGCCGCTGGTGCGAGGGTGCTGGTGGTGTACGCATCGGCCAACCGCGATGAGCGCGAATGGGATAACCCTGATGTCTTTGACATTCGAAACGATGCCGGACGCCACGTCGGGTTCGGCAACGGCGCCCACGCCTGCGCAGGCCAAGGACTGGCACGGCTGGAAACGACCGCCCTGCTCAAAGCCCTCATCGATCGCGTCGACCGCATCGAGGTCGTCGCGGAGCCGACCTGGGCGGTCAACAACATCATTCACCGTCACGCCTGCCTGCCGATACGGCTCATTCCGGCCGCGTGA
- a CDS encoding bifunctional 3-(3-hydroxy-phenyl)propionate/3-hydroxycinnamic acid hydroxylase has product MTHAAADLPTEHVPVVIVGGGPTGITAATLLAQYGVQTLVLDRWPQVYPQPRAVHLDDEVYRILARLGVAEGFAVISRPAMGLRLVDRHLSVLAEFRRDTAVTHNGFPAASMFDQPELEELLRRNLTRYPCARFRGDVEVLDVQSDAATGALRLRVRDRIDEQEVVISADFVLGCDGANSVVRGAIGASMRNLKFDQRWLVVDITTTADLRQWEGVHQVCDGQRAGTYMRIGPARYRWEFALLDGESVDDYLTLAALRPLINPWTSHVDDVELQVMRVAEYTFRAQIADRWRRGNIFLLGDAAHLTPPFIGQGMGAGLRDAMNLAWKIAAVHHRSLSPGVLDSYEAERRPHARAMITLALNVGRAMTAGGRLGTATRRLVLPRLHLVPGLRAKVTDSQTPPLRSSALVQRTLLTRGITGRLCPNALLDNQRRVDDELGAGFSVLTKVALTRAQQDIVAARGARTVFVAAGSELAGWLGRHHVAAAVVRPDRTVMVAGRDLSALCRAVPLFPDHPSGSPQPWPRSASAHQR; this is encoded by the coding sequence ATGACGCACGCCGCGGCCGACCTGCCCACCGAGCACGTCCCGGTGGTCATCGTGGGCGGCGGCCCCACCGGGATCACCGCGGCTACCCTGCTGGCCCAGTACGGCGTGCAGACGTTGGTGCTGGACCGGTGGCCCCAGGTCTATCCGCAGCCGCGCGCGGTGCACCTCGACGACGAGGTCTACCGCATCCTGGCCAGACTCGGCGTCGCCGAAGGCTTCGCCGTGATCTCCCGCCCAGCCATGGGGCTACGTCTGGTCGATCGGCATCTGTCGGTACTGGCCGAGTTTCGGCGCGATACCGCAGTGACCCACAACGGATTTCCAGCCGCGAGCATGTTCGACCAACCCGAACTGGAGGAGTTGCTTCGCCGCAACCTCACCCGCTATCCGTGCGCCCGGTTCCGTGGTGACGTCGAGGTCCTCGACGTCCAATCAGACGCAGCGACCGGTGCACTGCGCCTGCGTGTGCGCGACCGCATCGACGAGCAGGAGGTGGTGATCTCCGCCGACTTCGTGCTGGGCTGCGACGGCGCCAACAGCGTGGTACGCGGCGCCATCGGAGCGTCGATGCGCAACCTGAAGTTCGACCAGCGCTGGCTGGTCGTCGACATCACCACCACCGCTGATCTGCGGCAGTGGGAGGGCGTGCATCAGGTCTGCGACGGGCAACGGGCGGGCACCTACATGCGCATCGGCCCCGCGCGATACCGCTGGGAATTCGCGCTGCTCGACGGAGAGTCCGTCGACGACTATCTCACCCTGGCTGCCCTGCGTCCGCTGATCAATCCGTGGACGTCTCACGTCGACGATGTCGAGTTACAGGTGATGCGGGTCGCCGAGTACACCTTCCGCGCTCAGATCGCCGACCGCTGGCGGCGCGGCAACATCTTTCTGCTCGGCGACGCCGCCCACCTGACCCCTCCGTTCATCGGCCAGGGCATGGGTGCCGGACTACGCGATGCGATGAACCTGGCCTGGAAGATCGCCGCCGTCCACCACCGCAGTCTGTCACCCGGCGTGCTGGACAGCTACGAAGCCGAACGCCGACCTCACGCCCGCGCCATGATCACCCTCGCGCTCAATGTCGGACGTGCGATGACCGCCGGCGGTCGCCTCGGCACCGCCACGCGAAGACTGGTGTTGCCTCGATTGCACCTGGTGCCGGGGCTACGGGCGAAGGTCACCGATTCGCAGACTCCGCCGCTGCGGTCCTCAGCACTGGTCCAGCGCACCCTGCTGACACGCGGCATCACCGGTCGACTGTGCCCGAATGCACTGCTCGACAACCAGCGTCGCGTCGATGACGAGCTGGGCGCGGGATTCTCCGTCCTTACCAAGGTCGCCCTGACTAGGGCGCAGCAGGACATCGTGGCCGCCCGGGGTGCGCGGACGGTCTTCGTCGCTGCGGGGTCGGAGCTGGCTGGCTGGCTGGGTCGCCACCATGTGGCGGCGGCGGTGGTACGACCCGACCGCACCGTCATGGTCGCCGGCCGAGATCTCAGCGCGCTGTGCCGCGCTGTCCCGCTGTTCCCGGACCATCCCTCGGGGTCCCCGCAGCCCTGGCCACGTAGCGCATCTGCCCACCAACGATGA
- a CDS encoding acyl-CoA synthetase: MNDALLWPAAQSPDDLAAIEQIPLSRRGLPACTYEAVLRAAQLWPNRTAVTVLPDGTNYQAGAQRTYGDLAADVTRAAKVLRESGVRRQDAVLLISPNCEELITATLAAQAAGIAAPINGSLSGEQVAELARLSGARVLITAAPELDPDGVERAAHLAGAGLIDTVLLLRPTLADGPAGDPPEIPGVTVAHLSALADTHTAEPLQDGHAEPDDLAALFHTGGTTGMPKLAAHTHGNEVSDAWMVAVNADLDEDAVVFAALPLFHVNALIVTLLAPLLRGQPVVWAGPLGYRDVGLYQNFWRLVEHHRLAAMSAVPTVYAVLAQIPVDADISTLTSAVSGASALPETVRQDFLDATGVALVEGYGLTEATCASARSFADHPRPGAVGQRMAYQQVKTVEIADDGTWHDLPAGQVGTLALSGPTIFPGYVTARTDDGYLLDGRGVLRDGWLDTGDLARVDDDGFIYLAGRAKDLIIRGGHNIDPALIEDALLAHPDVTAAAAVARPDVHSGEVPVGFVTVRPGADITGEELTSFAAECITERAAVPKDVTIIEAIPVTDVGKPYKVPLRAMAAEQALADALAGQPGVLRVRGHVSAGTPTVTIALDPTADRVAVERLAKSFPVTHEIDQR; this comes from the coding sequence ATGAACGACGCCTTGCTCTGGCCCGCAGCGCAATCACCCGACGACCTCGCCGCCATCGAACAGATCCCGCTGAGCCGCCGCGGCCTGCCGGCCTGCACCTACGAGGCCGTGCTCCGCGCCGCACAGTTGTGGCCCAACCGCACCGCGGTCACCGTGCTGCCCGACGGAACCAACTACCAAGCCGGGGCCCAACGCACCTATGGCGACCTCGCCGCCGACGTCACCCGTGCAGCGAAAGTGTTGCGCGAGTCCGGCGTACGCCGACAGGACGCCGTGCTGCTGATCAGCCCCAACTGTGAGGAACTGATCACCGCCACATTGGCGGCCCAAGCCGCCGGCATCGCTGCTCCCATCAACGGATCGTTGTCCGGTGAGCAGGTCGCCGAGTTGGCCCGGCTCTCGGGTGCACGAGTGCTGATCACCGCAGCGCCCGAACTTGATCCCGACGGTGTGGAGCGAGCGGCGCACCTGGCCGGCGCGGGTCTGATCGACACCGTGCTGCTGCTGCGCCCGACGCTGGCCGACGGCCCGGCCGGCGATCCGCCCGAGATCCCAGGTGTCACGGTGGCCCATCTGTCCGCCCTGGCCGACACCCACACCGCCGAACCCCTCCAGGACGGGCATGCCGAGCCCGATGATCTGGCCGCACTGTTTCACACCGGCGGCACCACCGGCATGCCGAAGCTGGCCGCCCACACCCACGGCAACGAAGTGAGCGACGCCTGGATGGTGGCCGTCAACGCCGACCTCGACGAGGACGCCGTCGTGTTCGCCGCCCTGCCCCTGTTCCACGTCAACGCCCTGATCGTGACGCTGCTGGCGCCCCTGCTGCGTGGCCAGCCGGTGGTCTGGGCCGGCCCCCTCGGATACCGCGACGTCGGCCTCTACCAGAACTTCTGGCGCCTCGTCGAACACCACCGGCTGGCGGCCATGAGCGCCGTGCCGACCGTGTATGCGGTGCTCGCCCAGATTCCGGTCGACGCCGACATCTCCACCCTGACCTCCGCGGTCTCGGGGGCCTCGGCGCTGCCCGAAACCGTGCGTCAGGATTTCCTCGACGCCACCGGGGTAGCCCTGGTCGAAGGGTACGGCCTCACCGAGGCCACCTGCGCCAGCGCGCGCAGTTTCGCCGACCATCCGCGACCCGGCGCCGTCGGCCAACGCATGGCCTATCAGCAGGTCAAGACCGTCGAGATCGCCGACGACGGCACCTGGCACGACCTGCCCGCCGGCCAGGTCGGGACGTTGGCCCTCAGCGGACCCACCATCTTCCCCGGCTACGTCACCGCTCGCACCGACGACGGCTACCTTCTCGACGGCCGCGGCGTCCTACGCGACGGCTGGCTGGACACCGGCGATCTGGCGCGCGTCGACGACGACGGCTTCATCTACCTCGCCGGGCGCGCCAAAGACCTCATCATCCGCGGCGGCCACAACATCGACCCCGCCCTGATCGAGGACGCGCTGCTGGCCCATCCCGACGTCACGGCTGCCGCCGCGGTCGCGCGACCAGACGTCCACTCCGGCGAGGTGCCGGTTGGCTTCGTGACCGTGCGCCCCGGCGCCGACATCACCGGTGAGGAGCTGACTTCCTTTGCCGCCGAATGCATCACCGAACGCGCCGCCGTACCCAAGGACGTCACCATCATCGAGGCGATACCCGTGACCGATGTCGGCAAGCCCTACAAGGTGCCGCTGCGGGCGATGGCCGCCGAGCAGGCGCTCGCCGACGCGCTCGCCGGTCAACCCGGGGTGCTGCGCGTCCGCGGCCACGTCAGCGCCGGTACCCCCACCGTCACCATCGCCCTCGACCCCACCGCCGACCGCGTTGCCGTTGAACGGCTGGCGAAGTCCTTCCCGGTAACCCACGAGATCGACCAGCGATGA
- a CDS encoding fumarylacetoacetate hydrolase family protein has translation MTVSILRTKDSWWVQMPTGAAKIATQATSTAELLADRAAIDDAAASEGSVAIDELELLSPVTAPCRVIAQMTNFESHVKDSGMDPKTVPLTFFRKSSASITGPFDEIVRPSHVGLLDYEVEIGLVIGQDIPVGTSITDANLADYIAGLTITNDVSARDIQLPQTQFYEAKSYPTFTPVGPALVLLEPAELARFGDLRLRLRVSGQERQNSIVDGDMLYRPLQALQSLTRFQDLAVGDLILTGTPAGTALTAPPKPIEMIGNLLPPAVKWKAFFSRQAKNPKYLQHGDVVEASIATDDGAIDLGAQRLAVRHA, from the coding sequence ATGACTGTTTCCATACTTCGCACGAAGGACTCCTGGTGGGTGCAGATGCCCACTGGGGCTGCCAAGATCGCCACTCAGGCCACCAGTACCGCTGAGCTCCTCGCCGACCGTGCGGCCATCGACGACGCGGCGGCCTCGGAGGGATCCGTCGCCATCGACGAGCTCGAACTGCTGTCACCGGTGACGGCCCCCTGTCGTGTCATCGCCCAGATGACCAATTTCGAGTCGCACGTCAAGGATTCAGGCATGGATCCAAAGACGGTGCCGCTCACCTTCTTCCGTAAGTCGTCGGCATCGATCACCGGACCTTTCGATGAGATCGTTCGGCCGTCGCATGTCGGCTTGCTGGACTACGAAGTCGAAATCGGACTCGTGATCGGACAAGACATCCCGGTGGGCACCAGCATCACCGATGCGAATCTGGCCGACTACATCGCCGGCCTGACCATCACCAATGATGTGTCCGCGCGCGACATCCAGTTGCCGCAAACGCAGTTCTACGAAGCCAAGTCGTATCCGACCTTCACCCCGGTAGGGCCGGCGTTGGTGTTGTTGGAGCCCGCAGAGCTGGCGCGCTTCGGCGACCTGCGCCTGCGTCTGCGTGTCAGTGGCCAGGAACGCCAGAACTCGATCGTCGACGGGGACATGCTTTACCGACCGTTGCAGGCGCTGCAGTCGCTGACTCGCTTCCAAGACCTGGCGGTCGGCGATCTGATCCTCACCGGCACCCCGGCGGGCACCGCACTGACCGCTCCACCCAAGCCGATCGAGATGATCGGCAACCTGCTGCCGCCGGCAGTCAAGTGGAAGGCCTTCTTCTCCCGGCAGGCCAAGAACCCGAAGTACCTGCAGCACGGCGACGTCGTGGAAGCATCGATCGCCACCGACGATGGCGCCATCGATCTCGGTGCGCAGCGGCTGGCGGTGCGGCACGCATGA
- a CDS encoding VOC family protein → MAHAVTPVTDGHKDLHSERGALRGEHSGRSRDPLIRVADIAWVEFDKPDLTRAEAFARAFGFGVALRAPEQLHLRGTNPGAPCVLLRRGKHTRFAGLALRAADEIDVLRLADKTGAPMHPLPESLGGVAVQLTDPSGMAVKVVAGLHDLPAQPAQAAQVVNTGAENARINATVRPPRVPARIQRLGHVVLQSTTYLKTLNWYLDTFGMIVSDFLFFPGQRERGPAMSFIRCDRGATPADHHTLALALGPSNRYVHSAYEVGDLDALAAGGEYLQERGYFRSWGIGRHIQGSQLFDYWRDPDGFLVEHYADGDMFDSTLEPGWAPFTASGLAQWGPPATKDFLEASPRAARHQVTSMVTALRGDNEFDLNRLIGLLKVAAS, encoded by the coding sequence GTGGCGCACGCAGTGACACCGGTGACCGACGGGCACAAGGACTTACACAGCGAACGTGGTGCACTCCGCGGCGAGCACTCGGGCCGATCCCGTGATCCGCTGATTCGGGTGGCCGATATCGCCTGGGTGGAGTTCGACAAGCCCGATCTGACGCGCGCGGAGGCCTTTGCTCGAGCGTTCGGGTTCGGCGTGGCCCTGCGCGCACCGGAACAGTTGCATTTGCGAGGCACCAATCCGGGAGCGCCCTGTGTGCTGCTGCGGCGCGGCAAACACACTCGCTTCGCCGGACTGGCCTTGCGCGCCGCCGACGAAATCGACGTACTGCGTCTGGCCGACAAGACCGGGGCTCCGATGCACCCGCTGCCGGAGTCCCTCGGTGGTGTGGCCGTGCAGTTGACAGATCCCAGCGGCATGGCGGTCAAGGTCGTCGCCGGGCTGCACGACCTTCCCGCCCAACCCGCGCAGGCTGCGCAGGTGGTCAACACCGGAGCAGAGAACGCACGCATCAATGCCACCGTCCGTCCGCCGCGGGTCCCCGCCCGGATCCAGCGCCTCGGGCACGTGGTACTGCAATCCACCACGTACCTGAAGACACTCAACTGGTATCTCGACACGTTCGGGATGATCGTCAGCGATTTCCTGTTCTTCCCCGGCCAGCGCGAGCGCGGACCGGCCATGAGCTTCATCCGCTGCGACCGCGGCGCGACCCCGGCCGACCACCACACGCTGGCTCTGGCACTGGGGCCGTCCAACCGTTACGTGCACTCGGCCTACGAGGTCGGTGATCTCGATGCGCTGGCCGCCGGCGGCGAATATCTACAGGAGCGCGGCTACTTCCGGTCCTGGGGCATCGGGCGCCACATCCAGGGCAGCCAACTGTTCGATTACTGGCGCGACCCCGACGGGTTTCTGGTCGAGCACTATGCCGACGGTGACATGTTCGACAGCACGCTCGAACCGGGGTGGGCTCCGTTCACCGCTTCGGGTCTGGCGCAATGGGGCCCACCGGCAACCAAGGACTTCCTCGAGGCGAGCCCGCGCGCAGCGCGCCACCAGGTCACCTCGATGGTCACGGCGTTGCGCGGCGACAACGAATTCGATCTCAACCGGCTCATCGGACTACTGAAAGTTGCTGCATCATGA
- a CDS encoding TetR/AcrR family transcriptional regulator: MDVPDRDAPVSPHPTVNRLERRKMRTRNALVRAAQGFIAQGKLAVPILEITQAADVGMGSFYNHFSSKEELFEAAVTDALDNLGALLDGFTGSIPDPAEAFAANYRLTGRLLHYRRREAALLLAHADSLIMSDRGLAPRALRDIAAAIEQGRFTIADPELGLAIAGGMLVGLTTLLRERPQNDTAATVDEVTERLLRTLGMTSKQARTLCQKPLPDISALQDSPTEWPAPLAADATPP, translated from the coding sequence ATGGACGTGCCCGATCGCGACGCCCCCGTATCGCCGCACCCCACGGTCAACCGCCTGGAGCGGCGCAAAATGCGTACCCGCAATGCCTTGGTCCGGGCGGCCCAAGGCTTTATCGCCCAAGGCAAGCTTGCCGTCCCGATTCTGGAGATCACCCAGGCAGCCGACGTGGGAATGGGATCGTTCTACAACCATTTTTCCAGCAAGGAGGAGTTGTTCGAGGCCGCGGTCACCGACGCCCTCGACAACCTCGGCGCCCTCCTCGACGGCTTCACCGGATCAATACCCGATCCGGCCGAGGCCTTCGCCGCCAACTACCGACTGACCGGACGGCTGTTGCACTACCGACGACGGGAAGCCGCGCTGCTACTCGCTCATGCGGACTCCCTCATCATGAGCGACCGGGGCCTGGCACCGCGGGCTCTGCGTGACATCGCCGCGGCGATCGAGCAAGGCCGCTTCACGATCGCCGACCCTGAACTCGGTTTGGCCATCGCCGGCGGCATGCTCGTCGGTCTCACCACGCTGTTACGCGAGCGACCCCAGAACGACACCGCAGCCACCGTCGACGAAGTGACCGAACGGCTTCTGCGCACGCTCGGCATGACATCGAAACAGGCCCGGACACTGTGCCAGAAACCGCTACCCGATATTTCGGCACTGCAGGATTCGCCGACCGAATGGCCGGCGCCGTTGGCCGCGGACGCCACGCCGCCCTGA
- a CDS encoding RES family NAD+ phosphorylase, translating into MWRVEAARPSEWDWHGFPAPRYRFDAPSGAFRTRYAGADLVGAFRERYRATGLVLPADHSEHFLIEMITRHPIRVLDLRTERNLDALDIDDQISTGQHDAVWDTCQRLAEASRQWWPDLSAIVYRSRTTPQQSTNYAFFAHHHFRTRVWRLVDRADVLTELVLRHRFTLNWQLNG; encoded by the coding sequence ATGTGGCGCGTGGAAGCCGCGCGCCCCAGCGAGTGGGACTGGCACGGCTTCCCTGCACCGCGCTACCGCTTCGACGCGCCGTCGGGCGCCTTCCGCACCCGGTACGCCGGCGCTGACCTCGTCGGCGCCTTCCGTGAGCGCTATCGCGCCACCGGTCTGGTGCTGCCCGCCGATCACTCCGAGCACTTCCTGATCGAGATGATCACCCGCCACCCGATCCGGGTGCTCGATCTGCGCACCGAACGCAACCTCGACGCCCTGGACATCGACGACCAGATCAGCACCGGCCAGCACGACGCGGTGTGGGACACCTGCCAGCGTCTCGCCGAAGCCTCTCGACAGTGGTGGCCCGACCTGTCGGCGATTGTGTACCGGTCACGGACCACCCCGCAGCAGTCCACCAACTACGCATTCTTCGCCCATCACCACTTCCGCACCCGGGTGTGGCGCCTGGTCGACCGCGCTGACGTCCTCACCGAACTTGTCCTGCGGCACCGTTTCACCCTCAACTGGCAACTCAACGGCTGA